CCTGGGAAGGAGCCTATGGCATGCCTGACAGCAATAAAGAACTTCGGGAGTCTTATTCCCTGCTGACCAACGTGGTCAATTCATCCCCTGACCTCATCTTTGTCAAGGACTTGAATCTGCGCACCTCATTTGCAATACAGCGTTTGCAGCTGCAGTGGGCAAGAAGCCAGAAGACCTCGTGGGCCTGACCGATGTAGAAAATGGCTGGGCTCCCGAATTGGTCAAGGGCAACCCAGAAAAAGGAATTCGGGGGTTCGAGGCCGATGACCTCGCAGCGCTGAGTGGCAAAGCGGTGCACATCGAGAGCGAACCCGTCAACGTCGGGGACGAAATCCGGTTCTTCGAAACTAAGAAGCTTCCATTGCACGACTCCAAGGGCGTGATTATAGGCGTACTTGGGGTGGCGCGAGATATTACCGATCGGATTCGGGCTCAGGAGGAACTCGCGCGCTACCGAGACCAGTTGGAGGAGATGGTTGACCAGCGAAGTCGAGAATTGGAACTCTCCCACGAGGCGTTGCGCCGTGCGGAGAGGCTCGTCTCGATCGGAACACTCGCGGCGGGCATTGCTCATGAGATCAATAATCCGCTCGGGTTGATTCTACTCCGTGCGGAGAACGCACTTCAAGTCGAAGATTCGGCTGGCTACGCCGAGGCCCTGCGAGGTATCGTATCTGACACTCGGCGCTGCAAGCACATCGTAAAGAACGCGTTGAAATTTTCTCGGGAGGAGCCGGGGGAGAAGTGGAGGATGGGTCTCAACGAGGTGGTACAGAGTTCATGCGATCTCACCCGTGAATTCACGCAGCAGAACGGTGTCGCGATCGAATTGGATCTCTCTGGCGAGGAGATAGTGATCTCCGGCAATTCGACGGAGTTGGAGCAGGTGATCGTGAACCTGATCCACAACGCCGTTCAAGCCAGCACGGCAGGTTCCGTTATCCGGCTTCGCACCTCTTCGGTTGCGGGGAACGCGCGCCTGGAGGTCTACGACCATGGTCGAGGGATGAGCCCCGAGGAGCAGTCGAAGGCATTCGATCCCTTCTATACAACGCGTGCGGCCCGCGGCGGGACCGGCCTCGGGTTGAGTGTCTCCCACGGTATCGTCTCGGAGCATGGTGGGAGTATCGACGTCGAGAGTGCACCTGGCGAAGGCACCCGGGTGACAATCATCCTGCCTGAAATTCGAGCGGAAGCAAGCTGATGGCGCAAAAGCTCAAGGTTCTCGTGGTCGACGATGAGTCCAGCTACTGTGAGCAGCTATCGCTCATTCTTCGCAGATCCGGACACGAGGTCGAATCTGCTTTGGACGTCAAGACGGCCAGGGAGACGGCACGGCGCTTCAATCCCCAAGTGCTCCTGATCGATTTCATGCTGAAGGATGAGGTCTCTGGTCTGGAGCTCGCGCGCGACCTCCAGGCGTCCAATCAACATCTCGCGACGATTTTGATGTCGGGGTACCTCGCGGCGGAGCTGCGCGGTGACGCTCACAACCAGGGTGCGGTGGCTTTCCTGGAGAAGCCCTTCGAATTGTCGGAGCTGCTGAATGCGATCGACAAGGCCGTGCAGTCGTCGTTGCCGTCCGGTTGAATTCAGGGAACCAAAGAGTCGTTTCTTCGCACGACTCTCTGTTCTGTCAGTTCTCAGATTCGATACATCGCGAACATGCTGAACTTCTCCCTTTGACGGACGTCTA
This sequence is a window from Myxococcales bacterium. Protein-coding genes within it:
- a CDS encoding PAS domain-containing protein, which produces MGKKPEDLVGLTDVENGWAPELVKGNPEKGIRGFEADDLAALSGKAVHIESEPVNVGDEIRFFETKKLPLHDSKGVIIGVLGVARDITDRIRAQEELARYRDQLEEMVDQRSRELELSHEALRRAERLVSIGTLAAGIAHEINNPLGLILLRAENALQVEDSAGYAEALRGIVSDTRRCKHIVKNALKFSREEPGEKWRMGLNEVVQSSCDLTREFTQQNGVAIELDLSGEEIVISGNSTELEQVIVNLIHNAVQASTAGSVIRLRTSSVAGNARLEVYDHGRGMSPEEQSKAFDPFYTTRAARGGTGLGLSVSHGIVSEHGGSIDVESAPGEGTRVTIILPEIRAEAS
- a CDS encoding response regulator, which produces MAQKLKVLVVDDESSYCEQLSLILRRSGHEVESALDVKTARETARRFNPQVLLIDFMLKDEVSGLELARDLQASNQHLATILMSGYLAAELRGDAHNQGAVAFLEKPFELSELLNAIDKAVQSSLPSG